In one window of Erwinia tasmaniensis Et1/99 DNA:
- the fecC gene encoding iron-dicitrate ABC transporter permease FecC has protein sequence MSGRPLIAWSLPLVLLAGVFWLSLFSWSQVPIAPWQALSAMLPGKVNDLPQALVVNLRLPRSLVAMLLGASLAVAGCLLQTLTRNPLASPSLLGINAGASLAMVIASAFNPSWVSGYSIALLAALGGGLSWGIVMLLGRGWDAGDRSRLILGGVAVSALCAALTRAILLLAEDHAWGILHWLAGGVSHVRWREFWQLLPFSALLLPLAWLFASRLNLLQLSDDSARTLGIRLGQLRLLVNLLVVLLVGSCVSVAGPVAFLGLLVPHMARAWIGNDLRLALPIAMLFGALLMLLADLLARAVAFPADLPAGALLALIGAPCFIWLVRRRT, from the coding sequence ATGTCCGGCCGACCGCTTATCGCCTGGAGTTTGCCGCTGGTCCTGCTGGCCGGGGTATTCTGGCTGTCACTGTTCAGCTGGTCGCAGGTGCCGATAGCGCCCTGGCAGGCACTATCAGCCATGCTGCCGGGCAAAGTGAACGATCTGCCGCAGGCGCTGGTGGTCAATTTGCGCCTGCCGCGTAGCCTGGTGGCGATGCTGCTGGGCGCCAGCCTGGCGGTAGCGGGCTGTCTGCTGCAAACGCTGACCCGCAATCCGCTGGCTTCCCCCTCTCTGCTGGGCATCAATGCCGGAGCGTCACTGGCGATGGTTATCGCCAGCGCCTTCAACCCCAGCTGGGTGTCCGGGTACAGCATCGCGCTGCTGGCGGCGCTGGGTGGCGGCCTGAGCTGGGGTATTGTGATGCTGCTCGGCAGGGGGTGGGATGCCGGCGACCGCAGCCGCCTTATTCTCGGCGGAGTGGCGGTGTCAGCCCTGTGCGCGGCGCTGACGCGCGCCATTCTGCTGCTGGCGGAAGATCATGCCTGGGGCATACTTCACTGGCTGGCCGGGGGAGTCTCGCATGTCCGCTGGCGTGAATTCTGGCAGCTGCTGCCCTTCAGCGCCCTGCTGCTCCCGCTGGCCTGGCTGTTCGCCAGCCGTCTGAATCTGTTACAGCTCAGTGACGACAGCGCCCGCACCCTCGGTATTCGCCTGGGGCAGCTGCGCCTGCTGGTCAACCTGCTGGTGGTGCTGCTGGTGGGCAGCTGTGTCAGCGTGGCCGGGCCGGTGGCCTTTCTTGGCCTGCTGGTGCCGCATATGGCTCGCGCCTGGATCGGTAACGATCTGCGTCTCGCGCTGCCGATCGCCATGCTGTTTGGTGCCCTGCTGATGCTGCTGGCCGACCTGCTGGCGCGCGCGGTCGCCTTTCCAGCCGACCTGCCCGCCGGAGCACTGCTGGCGCTGATCGGCGCGCCCTGCTTTATCTGGCTGGTCAGGAGGCGTACGTGA
- the fecD gene encoding Fe(3+) dicitrate ABC transporter permease subunit FecD, which translates to MKKPALTLTILLALVMIVMLLSVRYGSETLSFADLQRALRPGDSHYFALMEYRLPRILLALLVGAALALSGVLVQGVVRNPLASPEILGVNHAAGLMSIGTLMLFPALPVMWLPLLAFIGAVLAFAVLRLAAGSSTPLRLALLGVALTALYASVTDYLMLSHPLEINQALMWLTGSLWGRGWAFVYVALPWLLLLLPLGMLLCRRLDLLVLGEEQAATLGVNVRRTQRLTLLLALALAAGSVAVCGPLSFIGLLAPHLTRRLVGGRHHWLIPGAMLVGALLLLLADLLARTLHPPLELPAGILTACIGAPYFFWLLMRTR; encoded by the coding sequence GTGAAGAAACCTGCCCTGACGCTGACCATCCTGCTGGCGCTGGTAATGATAGTGATGCTGCTTTCGGTACGCTACGGCAGTGAAACGCTGAGCTTCGCCGACCTTCAGCGGGCGTTACGGCCTGGTGACAGTCACTATTTCGCTCTGATGGAGTACCGCCTGCCGCGCATCCTGCTGGCACTGTTGGTCGGGGCCGCGCTGGCGCTCTCCGGCGTGCTGGTACAGGGAGTGGTGCGTAATCCGCTGGCTTCACCGGAGATCCTCGGCGTTAATCATGCCGCCGGGCTGATGTCGATCGGTACCCTGATGCTGTTCCCCGCGCTGCCGGTCATGTGGCTACCGCTGCTGGCCTTTATCGGCGCGGTGCTGGCGTTTGCCGTGCTACGGCTGGCGGCGGGCAGCAGCACCCCCCTGCGCCTGGCGCTACTCGGCGTGGCCTTAACCGCGTTATATGCCAGCGTTACCGATTATTTAATGTTGTCACATCCGCTGGAGATCAATCAGGCGCTGATGTGGCTCACCGGCAGTCTTTGGGGCCGTGGCTGGGCATTTGTTTATGTCGCCCTGCCGTGGCTGTTACTGCTGTTACCACTCGGTATGTTACTCTGCCGTCGGCTGGATCTGCTGGTGCTGGGAGAAGAGCAGGCCGCCACTCTCGGCGTTAACGTGCGCAGAACCCAGCGGCTTACCCTGCTGCTGGCGCTGGCGCTGGCGGCCGGCAGCGTCGCGGTCTGTGGCCCGCTAAGCTTTATTGGCCTGCTGGCACCGCATCTTACCCGCCGCCTGGTGGGCGGTCGCCATCACTGGCTGATCCCCGGCGCGATGCTGGTGGGCGCCCTGCTGCTGCTGCTGGCCGACCTGCTGGCGCGTACCCTGCATCCCCCGCTGGAGCTTCCCGCCGGGATACTGACGGCCTGTATCGGTGCGCCCTACTTTTTCTGGCTTTTAATGAGAACCCGCTAA
- the fecE gene encoding Fe(3+) dicitrate ABC transporter ATP-binding protein FecE: MPLILKELSAGYANKSVLHSLSLALPAGRITALLGPNGCGKSTLLRCCARLLTPQHGKVMSGDKDLAALSARQLGQRLALLPQQHLAPEGVSVQELVGYGRSPWLNLFGRMGTRDRQLVQSAMEETQIAQLANRRVCELSGGQRQRAFLAMALAQDTPLLLLDEPTTWLDINHQIELMSLLRIRQQQGKTVVAVLHDLNQASRYCDYLVLMSAGQVVASGTPEQVMTPALLQQVFSIRAEIHPDPVSGRPMCVVL; this comes from the coding sequence ATGCCACTGATCCTGAAAGAGTTGAGCGCCGGATATGCGAATAAATCCGTTCTGCACTCTCTCTCCCTGGCGCTGCCAGCAGGGCGTATCACCGCGTTGCTCGGCCCCAACGGCTGCGGTAAATCGACGCTGCTGCGCTGCTGCGCCCGGCTGCTGACCCCGCAGCACGGAAAAGTCATGTCGGGAGATAAGGATCTGGCCGCGTTGTCAGCCCGCCAGCTGGGCCAGCGCCTGGCGCTACTGCCGCAGCAGCATTTAGCACCGGAAGGCGTCAGTGTGCAGGAGCTGGTAGGCTATGGCCGCAGTCCGTGGCTGAATCTGTTTGGCCGCATGGGCACGCGGGATCGCCAGCTGGTTCAGTCCGCGATGGAAGAAACGCAGATCGCCCAGCTGGCTAACCGACGGGTGTGCGAACTCTCCGGCGGCCAGCGGCAGCGGGCCTTTCTTGCCATGGCGCTGGCGCAGGACACGCCGCTGCTGCTGCTTGATGAGCCAACCACCTGGCTGGACATCAATCATCAAATCGAGCTGATGTCGCTGCTGCGTATACGACAGCAGCAGGGAAAAACCGTGGTTGCGGTGTTACACGATCTGAATCAGGCCAGCCGTTACTGCGACTATCTGGTTCTGATGTCCGCAGGGCAGGTGGTGGCCAGCGGCACGCCTGAGCAGGTGATGACTCCCGCGCTGCTGCAACAGGTTTTCTCAATCAGAGCAGAGATCCACCCGGACCCGGTTTCAGGACGCCCGATGTGCGTGGTGCTGTAG
- a CDS encoding DUF4354 family protein, with amino-acid sequence MKRFIMAASVTVAGFCSVAHAAVPDNAAVYATEHSKGSMSIAGKDVYTKTFEVMVANLADKEFDLSTLCLKAVAPDHQEFKLDTVDEKLTTGKVKKGQSVKGIAVFASDNAAVQQTALVKLTDDCK; translated from the coding sequence ATGAAGCGTTTTATTATGGCGGCGTCTGTTACCGTAGCGGGTTTCTGCAGTGTCGCGCATGCGGCCGTGCCTGATAATGCAGCCGTGTATGCGACAGAACACTCTAAGGGATCAATGTCAATTGCCGGCAAAGATGTCTACACAAAAACCTTTGAAGTGATGGTGGCCAACCTGGCTGATAAAGAGTTCGATTTATCAACCCTCTGTCTGAAAGCGGTTGCCCCGGATCACCAGGAGTTTAAGCTGGATACGGTTGATGAAAAGCTCACCACGGGCAAGGTGAAAAAAGGTCAATCGGTCAAAGGTATTGCTGTATTCGCTTCAGATAACGCGGCCGTTCAGCAGACTGCACTAGTTAAATTAACGGACGACTGCAAATAA